TGGAAAGCCGTCAACTGATTTATAAAAAACCTAGACATGAAGATTAAAAACGACAACAAAAAAAAGTCACTTGCTGAACGTTTGGCGACAGAAGCAAGCGACTGGATCAAGAATATAGATATTTTTTCTATACCTTGATTATAGCATAGAAAGACAAGGTAAACAATGGGAAAGAAACATCAAGTAGTAAAATTCAAGGATATTGCTGAAAAATTGCCTGAATTAGAGGGCAAAAACCTAGAAGAAATCGCTGGAGTATTAGGCTATCGCAATTTAGAGAGTTGCAGAACTAATCTTTACAGTTTGAGACAAAGCAAACGGATAGACTTCAAAGTAGAAAAAGGAGTTTATACCAAGTTTGAACTTTTGGACAATTCGATAAAAGAGGAGCTTGAAGACAAGGAATTGTCAGGTCGTGGGCGCTATTTGAAGAGTGTAGACCGCTACAAGGCTATGTTAAACGCCTTTTCTATTGCCTTTGATAGCACAGTCAAGGCGGAAACAAGACAAAAAGCAGAACACGATGGCTTGAAAGCCTTGGACAGAATCCCAGATAAGCACTACGCCCTACTTTATGACATGATGGAGGGCTAACAGATGACAGCATACGAACGAGCAAGGCAATTTTACAGCCGTGTAACTTACGCCCTGAGCGACTTTCTGCATGGGCGGATAGATGAACAAGATTTTAGAAAACAATGGCAACGGCTAGCAGATAAAGCCGTAAACGAAATGAAGAAAAACTAAGAAAACCGAAGTGCAGGCAAGCAATTAGAAAAGGTTTTGAAAAGCATAGAGCTCCAACTCTTTAAACTGGTACTTTCTCACGCTTTCAATTTGGCGACTCTGAGCGTGAGGCTAGGAATTACAAGAAACAATGTATAAGAAACAACCATTAAAAATCCCCACGCTCTCAAAGTTTGGCGACTCTGAGCGTGGGGTATGTAACAGGAAAAAAAGCATTAAAAAGCCATCGTGGCAAGTATAAAAAGATAGAAAAAGAGGTAAAAAACATGACAACAAAAAAAGCAACATCAAGCCAACAAGTTCTATTATCGGCTAAGAAACTAGCAGAATTAGGGAACGAATTAACCGACATCATGAATGTTTTAAAAATGAATAACCTAGCTCTTGAAGGGCTTGAGTTTGCACTACAGAAAGATACAACCACGTTCTTATGGCTTGCTAAAAAATACACTGATACAGCATACGCCCAGAATGAAAAGCTATACGATCGTCTAAATGAAATAGCCTTTTTGCTTTTGAACAATGACAACGCTAAAGAGCTGGAGGCATACCATGACTAAAGATATTAAAGAAATGGCACAAGCCGAAGACGACTTGCTGAAGATGGAACGAAGCGACCAAGTGGACTACATCAAGAATTACAAAGCGAGGGTATAACATGAATGAGTTAGATTTGACCAATACACAGGCACTTGCCTTTTCCGTGGTACTGATTGGCTTACTGCTTTATTTAAACCACCGAGACCGCAAAAAAAGCGCCAAAATAGAGCGAGAAAACCAACAGACGATAGAAACACCTAGCAAGGATTTAAACCCTGATTATGGGCGATATATCCAGCTTGCAGGGGTAAGAGTTTACGGAGGGATGAAATGAGTTACACAATTAATTTATTTCTTGATTTTGAAGATATGCCAGATGAAACCTATTTTACTAAAGAGATTTTTCTAGCTACGTGTATGGACAATGCAACAAAGTTAGCTGTAACTATGGGCTTGTTGACAAAACAAGCGTTGGATTTAGAGACTAAGACAGCTATTTTGAAAACCTTGGATACAATCATAGAAACTCAAAAAGATATTTTGCAAGGGATAGCGAGCGGACAAATAACCTTTTTGAATAAAAGCAAAGGAGAGGAGGAACTGGATGAGCCTATCAGAGAATGATAAACGAGTATTAAGACTAATCAAGGTAGGGGCTGAGAACTCCATAACAGGGGCAGAAATCAGCCTGACAACCAAGCTAACAGAAAGAACAGTACGTGACATCATTAAGCGCCTAGTAGTCAAGCATAACATCCCAATAGTGGGGGTTAGATGTGGCGTTTTTAGTGGCTACTTTATCCCAGCGAATAAAGGCGAGCTACTAGATGGCGCTAAGGCCTTTTACAACCAAGTACAGGAAGAGAGCAAGCGCCTAGCAGTGTTGATGAATAGCGATCTAGAAAGTTATAAGGAAACCTTGAAGGAGGTGGGCGGATATGTTTAGCCTAAGCAGAGAAAGTGAGCATGACCTGACACATGGCATTCTGGAGGTAGTAAAAAAATACCTTGAAGCGCATGAGAAAGTACCGCCAAGACTGACCAAACTTATAAATAGAGTTGAACTCAAAGAGGAATTGAAAATTAGTGACAGCACGCTAAATAAGTGGGAAAGGCAGGGTTTAAGACGCTATCAACCGCCTGACGATGGTTCTAGAATGATTTACTATTTAGTGACTGACATCTGGAAGTTTCTGGGGGTGGATAAATGAGGGTGCTGGAGTTAATTTTATCCGCTGACAAATTGCCTTTGTTTGGCTTTCTCAAGTCTACCCCAACCCAAGTATGGAAGAATGGGGAACACTACAAATTTATCTACTTTGAGCCAATAGGTGAGGGTTTGACGGCTTTTCACTACAAAGGCTTGTATGTGGTAGTTAAAGACGAAAGTGAGGAAGTAGAGGGCTGGGAACTAACCAGAGATTTAGAGATAGGTTTGGCCAGTCCTGACTTGCTGACGATCCTGAAAGATTTAGAGGTAAACAAATTGACAGAGCAACGGCAGGGGCTTGGAGTGGAGTTAAAAGGCTGGGTTTTTGACCTGATTTGTAATGGCATTTATACCAGGTATGAGACTTCACTTTTTGTCCGCTTGCTGTTTGTGAATGGCTATAGTTTTAATCAGTTAGTGGATTTGTTTTCAGCAATTGTTAAACGCAAAGACCTAGCAAGCTATTTCCT
This window of the Streptococcus sp. 116-D4 genome carries:
- a CDS encoding DNA-binding protein, whose amino-acid sequence is MSLSENDKRVLRLIKVGAENSITGAEISLTTKLTERTVRDIIKRLVVKHNIPIVGVRCGVFSGYFIPANKGELLDGAKAFYNQVQEESKRLAVLMNSDLESYKETLKEVGGYV